Genomic DNA from Candidatus Cloacimonadota bacterium:
ACAAGAGAATATGACTCTCCTTACGCCACCAATCGGTAATGATCTTTTGTGGTGTTATGATCAAATCAGCATAATACTCAATGTTATTTATTACTATAGAACCAAATCGATACTGATCAATAAAGAACTTAACAAGCATTGTTAGTTATATGTTGCCGGTTAGCCATTTCAGTATTTTAAGCACTTGGGTGCTTAACTCGACAGTCTCTTTTTTTATTTCTGGATTAATTATGAGCATTTGCTTTTTAAGAGAGTTGTTTTATTTTCTTTCTTTAAGCAGGTCTCTGATCTCAGTCAGAAGGACTTCTTCTTTCGGCGGTTCAGGTGGAGGTGCAGGAGCTTCTTCTTGTTTCTTCTTGGCTGAATTCATTGCTTTTATAACAATAAAAATCGCGAAAGCAATAATGACAAAGTCAACGACTGCTTTAATGAATACACCATAGGAGATAACAACAGGTGGAGTGTCTCCAACTGCATGCTTGATAATGATAAACAGTTCAGAAAAGTCAACACCACCTATGAGAACACCAATTGGCGGCATCAAAACATCACTAACAAAAGAAGCAACAATTTTACCGAAAGCAGCACCGATAACAATACCGACCGCCATGTCAATAACATTGCCTCTCATCGCAAAATCTTTGAATTCTTTCATCATTTTGCCCATACTATCTCCTTGATTAGTAGATTAAATCACTAATCTGTTATGGTTTCAAGCAGCTGGTTCAAGATCAGAGAGATTTTATCAAGATAACTAAGCTTAAACAGCTTTAGTGACTTTATTCGCCTTCAGACAGGAGGTACAAACTTTGATGGTTTTAACTTTGTCACCATCTTTAACGCGTACCTTCTGTAAATTCGGGTGAAATCGTCTCTTTGTAGCATTTAAAGCATGGCTGCGGTGGTTACCAACCTGTGACGATTTTCCGCATACATCGCATATTCTAGACATTATATTCCTTCCTTAGATTTTTTTTCATTAAATTTGATACCTCTATTTCTGGCAAGATTTATCTTGAAGAATGAATACCTGTCAAGTATGGATCATAAGACAGGGCATACCTCTTTTTTCCATCGTGTTTGTCATCTTGACTTAATATCCACTCTTTTATGTCATCATGACTGAACAACCTTCACTTGTCATCTCGACTGAAGAAAGAGTCACGCAAGTGACTCTTGCGAAATGGAGAGATCTCAGCACCGACTCAGAATAAAAAAGAATCCCCTTTATTCCAACTACTT
This window encodes:
- the rpmB gene encoding 50S ribosomal protein L28, which codes for MSRICDVCGKSSQVGNHRSHALNATKRRFHPNLQKVRVKDGDKVKTIKVCTSCLKANKVTKAV
- the mscL gene encoding large-conductance mechanosensitive channel protein MscL, which produces MMKEFKDFAMRGNVIDMAVGIVIGAAFGKIVASFVSDVLMPPIGVLIGGVDFSELFIIIKHAVGDTPPVVISYGVFIKAVVDFVIIAFAIFIVIKAMNSAKKKQEEAPAPPPEPPKEEVLLTEIRDLLKERK